The following coding sequences lie in one Bordetella genomosp. 9 genomic window:
- a CDS encoding glycine betaine ABC transporter substrate-binding protein, with product MAGRAAAAEPVLPSSNDSQLPRIGSKRFTESYILAQLLAQQVQRRTGRMPAVSQGLGNTAIVYQALQAGSIDLYPEYAGTIALEILKRDRSLPLEEMRPALRELGLGVDIPFGFNDGYALAMRAADAERLGIRNLSDLARHPELRLGLTSEFIGRADGWRGLAARYGLTQKPTGLDHGLAYDAIQKGQVDVIDIYTTDAKIDALKLRTLADDRTYFPRYDAVVLYRLDVPQRFPQAWAAMRELAGTIDEQAMIAMNARAELEGVPFDIIARDRLAAAAAPPGAKPENGGLAQTGETYGFWRKLTGPDLGRLALQHLLLVSIAVAIAVVVAVPAGVIVYGRRRLRAVVLGMTGLLQTVPSLAMLAVLISLTGRIGAVPALAALTLYALLPVMRNTCAGLDEVSPGMRMAATALGMTAAQRMTLIELPLARATIVAGVRTATSISIGTATIAAFIGAGGFGERIVTGLALNDRQMLLAGALPAAAMALVSEVLFEALEWRLRLRSGRNAVRPA from the coding sequence ATGGCAGGGCGGGCCGCTGCCGCCGAGCCGGTCTTGCCGTCGTCCAACGACTCACAGTTGCCCCGCATCGGGTCCAAGCGGTTCACGGAGTCGTACATCCTGGCGCAGCTGCTCGCCCAGCAGGTGCAGCGGCGCACGGGGCGAATGCCCGCGGTATCCCAGGGGCTCGGCAATACCGCCATCGTTTATCAGGCGCTGCAGGCCGGCAGCATCGACCTGTATCCCGAGTACGCCGGCACGATTGCCCTGGAGATCCTGAAGCGCGACCGTTCGCTGCCGCTGGAAGAAATGCGGCCCGCGCTGCGCGAACTGGGGCTGGGCGTGGATATTCCGTTCGGCTTCAACGACGGGTACGCGCTGGCCATGCGCGCCGCGGATGCGGAGCGGCTGGGTATTCGCAACCTGAGCGACCTGGCCCGCCACCCGGAGCTGCGGCTTGGCCTGACGAGCGAGTTCATCGGGCGCGCCGATGGCTGGCGCGGGCTGGCGGCGCGCTATGGGCTGACCCAGAAGCCCACCGGCCTGGACCACGGCCTGGCCTACGACGCCATCCAGAAGGGGCAGGTGGATGTCATCGATATCTACACCACCGATGCCAAGATCGACGCGCTGAAGCTGCGCACCCTGGCCGACGACCGCACTTACTTTCCCCGGTATGACGCGGTGGTGCTGTACCGGCTCGATGTGCCGCAGCGCTTTCCGCAGGCCTGGGCGGCGATGCGCGAGCTCGCCGGGACGATCGACGAGCAGGCCATGATCGCCATGAACGCCAGGGCGGAACTGGAGGGCGTGCCGTTCGACATCATTGCCCGCGACCGCTTGGCCGCGGCGGCGGCGCCGCCCGGCGCCAAGCCGGAAAACGGCGGCTTGGCCCAGACAGGGGAAACCTACGGTTTCTGGCGCAAATTGACAGGGCCGGACCTGGGGCGGCTGGCGCTGCAGCATCTGCTGCTGGTTTCCATCGCTGTGGCAATTGCCGTGGTCGTGGCGGTGCCGGCGGGTGTCATCGTCTATGGGCGCAGGCGGCTGCGTGCCGTGGTCCTGGGCATGACCGGTCTGTTGCAGACGGTGCCGTCGCTCGCCATGCTGGCCGTGTTGATTTCACTCACCGGACGCATCGGCGCCGTGCCCGCCCTGGCGGCGCTGACGCTATATGCGCTGCTGCCCGTCATGCGCAATACCTGCGCGGGCCTGGACGAAGTGTCGCCGGGCATGCGCATGGCAGCCACCGCGCTCGGTATGACGGCGGCCCAGCGCATGACGCTGATCGAGCTGCCGCTGGCCCGCGCCACCATCGTGGCGGGCGTGCGCACCGCGACCTCGATCTCCATCGGCACGGCCACCATTGCGGCGTTCATCGGCGCCGGCGGCTTCGGTGAACGGATTGTCACTGGCCTGGCCCTGAACGACCGCCAAATGCTGCTTGCGGGGGCGCTGCCGGCCGCCGCGATGGCGCTGGTCAGCGAAGTGCTGTTCGAAGCGCTGGAATGGCGCCTGCGGCTGCGCAGCGGCCGAAACGCCGTACGGCCGGCGTAG
- a CDS encoding Bug family tripartite tricarboxylate transporter substrate binding protein, with the protein MASPATAAYPDKPVKVVVAFTAGGTTDILTRAIANKLAESLKQSFIVENRPGAGGNIGTEYVVRAPADGYTLLADSVGPIAVNSSLNKLDYDPLADLVPVVQFADVPNVLVVPPEAPVHNVAEFVSYAKAHSGKLNYSSTGIGTSSHLASYLLMQKIGVQATHIPYKGADALNDLLSGRVQFMFATIPSVIGQIKAGKLRAIAVSSRNRSASMPEIPTIAESGFPGFEAGSWFGMFAPKGTPADIVATLNRAVNEALPSLKDKMTAEGADPVGGTPQAFGEFTRREQQKWSALVKQMGAKAE; encoded by the coding sequence ATGGCGTCCCCCGCCACCGCGGCGTATCCCGACAAACCTGTCAAGGTCGTGGTGGCATTCACCGCCGGCGGCACCACGGATATCCTGACGCGCGCCATCGCCAACAAGCTGGCGGAGTCGCTCAAGCAGTCCTTCATCGTGGAAAACCGCCCCGGCGCGGGCGGCAACATCGGCACGGAATACGTGGTGCGCGCGCCGGCGGACGGCTATACCCTGCTGGCGGATTCGGTCGGCCCCATCGCCGTGAACAGCAGCCTGAACAAGCTCGACTACGATCCGCTGGCCGATCTGGTGCCCGTGGTGCAATTCGCCGACGTGCCCAACGTGCTGGTGGTGCCGCCGGAAGCGCCCGTGCACAACGTCGCGGAGTTCGTGTCCTACGCGAAGGCGCACTCCGGGAAACTGAATTACAGCTCGACGGGCATCGGCACGTCGTCGCACCTGGCCAGCTACCTGCTGATGCAGAAGATCGGCGTGCAGGCCACGCACATCCCGTACAAGGGTGCCGACGCGCTGAACGACCTGCTCAGCGGCAGGGTGCAGTTCATGTTCGCGACCATTCCCTCGGTGATCGGCCAGATCAAGGCGGGCAAGCTGCGCGCCATCGCGGTCAGCAGCCGCAACCGCTCAGCGTCCATGCCGGAAATCCCGACCATCGCGGAAAGCGGCTTTCCCGGTTTCGAGGCCGGATCCTGGTTCGGCATGTTCGCACCCAAGGGAACCCCGGCCGACATCGTGGCGACGCTGAACCGTGCGGTGAACGAGGCGCTGCCCAGCCTGAAGGACAAGATGACGGCCGAAGGCGCCGACCCTGTCGGCGGCACGCCGCAGGCCTTCGGCGAATTCACGCGCAGGGAGCAGCAGAAGTGGAGCGCGCTGGTCAAGCAAATGGGCGCCAAGGCGGAATAG